One region of Blattabacterium cuenoti genomic DNA includes:
- a CDS encoding acetolactate synthase: protein MKNQFRIIILGENETRLLSRILILLNRRNFKTNHINVSNNIVNGTIGNCQYVLDLECNEDQLIKVKKLIEKLIGIIHVYYSKIEGKNYKNNSWKKINLPLATS from the coding sequence ATGAAGAATCAATTCAGAATAATAATTTTAGGAGAAAATGAAACAAGATTATTAAGTAGAATTCTTATTCTATTAAATAGAAGAAATTTTAAAACTAATCATATTAATGTATCTAATAATATTGTCAATGGAACTATTGGAAATTGTCAATATGTTTTAGATTTAGAATGTAATGAAGATCAACTAATAAAAGTAAAAAAATTAATTGAAAAATTAATTGGAATAATTCATGTCTATTATTCTAAAATAGAAGGAAAAAATTATAAAAATAATTCTTGGAAAAAAATAAATTTACCATTAGCAACATCTTAA
- the ilvB gene encoding biosynthetic-type acetolactate synthase large subunit, translated as MENQLFSGSEIVIKALLYEEVEYIFGYPGGAIMPIYDSLHDYLNMISHILMRHEQGSIHAAQGYARATGKIGICFTTSGPGATNLITGLADALIDSTPIICITGQVSSNLLGTDAFQETNIIDISLPVTKWNIQILKANDICESIQKGFFIAKTGRPGPILIDITKDAQLQKTEFSYSRCEHIKNFHPFPSIDLKKIIEAADLINTSKKPLIIVGQGVILSESEEELKKFVEKTGIPVASTLLGLGALDSTHYLYVGMLGMHGNYAPNILTNQCDVLIAVGMRFDDRVTGDINKYAKQAKIIHLEIDYSEINKNILCHIPILGNCKTALKKLILYVKKSSHKEWVKKFIHFKEKEDITVIQSDLNPIKKGITMGEVIKWINLYKQKNAILVTDVGQHQMIASRYFNFTYKKSQITSGGLGTMGFALPASIGAKLGAKNRQVICIVGDGGIQMTIQEMGTILQNNISIKIILLNNNFLGMVRQWQQLFFDKRYSCTKLVNPNFIKLANAYNIQAKRVEKRNKLKESVKKALYNEKAFLLEIIVEKEDNVFPMIPAGSAVNEIRLT; from the coding sequence ATGGAAAATCAATTATTTTCTGGTTCAGAAATAGTAATAAAAGCGCTATTATATGAAGAGGTTGAGTATATATTTGGTTATCCAGGTGGAGCTATTATGCCTATATATGATTCTTTACATGATTATTTAAATATGATATCGCATATATTAATGAGACATGAACAAGGTTCTATTCATGCGGCTCAAGGATATGCTAGAGCAACTGGAAAAATAGGTATATGTTTTACTACATCAGGACCTGGAGCTACTAATTTGATTACTGGATTAGCTGATGCTTTAATTGATAGTACACCTATTATTTGTATTACTGGACAAGTATCTTCTAATCTTTTAGGAACTGATGCATTTCAAGAAACAAATATTATAGATATATCTCTTCCTGTAACAAAATGGAATATTCAAATTTTAAAAGCTAATGATATTTGTGAATCAATTCAAAAAGGGTTTTTTATAGCAAAAACAGGTAGACCAGGCCCAATTTTAATAGATATAACTAAAGATGCTCAATTACAAAAAACTGAATTTAGTTATTCACGTTGTGAACATATAAAAAATTTTCATCCATTTCCTTCTATAGATTTAAAAAAAATAATAGAAGCAGCAGATTTAATAAATACTTCTAAAAAACCTTTAATTATTGTAGGACAAGGCGTTATATTATCAGAATCAGAAGAAGAATTGAAAAAATTTGTTGAAAAAACAGGAATACCAGTAGCTAGTACTTTACTAGGATTAGGAGCATTAGATAGTACACATTACTTATATGTAGGTATGTTAGGAATGCATGGTAATTATGCTCCAAATATTTTAACAAATCAATGTGACGTTTTAATTGCAGTGGGAATGAGATTTGATGATCGTGTTACAGGTGATATAAATAAATATGCAAAACAAGCTAAAATTATTCATTTAGAAATAGATTATTCTGAAATAAACAAAAATATACTATGTCATATTCCAATTTTAGGAAATTGTAAAACTGCTTTAAAAAAGTTAATTCTTTACGTAAAAAAATCTTCTCATAAAGAATGGGTAAAAAAATTTATTCATTTTAAAGAAAAAGAAGATATAACAGTAATACAAAGCGATTTAAATCCAATAAAAAAAGGAATTACTATGGGAGAAGTTATAAAATGGATTAATTTATATAAACAAAAAAATGCAATTTTAGTAACTGATGTAGGTCAACATCAAATGATAGCTTCTAGATATTTTAATTTTACTTATAAAAAAAGTCAAATAACTTCTGGTGGATTGGGGACTATGGGATTTGCTTTACCAGCTTCAATAGGTGCTAAATTAGGAGCAAAAAATAGACAAGTAATTTGTATTGTTGGAGATGGAGGAATTCAAATGACAATACAAGAAATGGGTACTATATTACAAAATAATATTTCTATAAAAATTATATTATTAAATAATAATTTTTTGGGAATGGTACGACAATGGCAACAATTATTTTTTGATAAACGTTATTCGTGTACAAAGTTAGTTAATCCAAACTTTATAAAATTAGCTAACGCTTATAATATTCAAGCAAAAAGAGTTGAAAAAAGAAATAAATTAAAAGAATCTGTAAAAAAAGCATTATATAATGAAAAAGCTTTTTTATTAGAAATTATAGTAGAAAAAGAAGATAATGTTTTTCCTATGATTCCTGCAGGATCTGCTGTAAATGAAATTCGTTTAACATAA
- the ilvA gene encoding threonine ammonia-lyase: protein MKNKLQGYFPSYEDVIRAKNILKNIIYETPLQKNFLLSEKYKANIFLKREDLQIIRSYKIRGAYNKIKSLSHIELKKGIVCASAGNHAQGVAYSCNILKIPGKIYMPSTTPKQKVERVKMFGKEYVEIILIGDTFDSVSNEAIKYCKKNAKIFIHPFDDIKIIEGQATVGLEILQQSILDIDFIFIPIGGGGLASGIGSHFKQFSPKTKIIGVEPKGAPSMSFSLKKGKVIELKTIDKFIDGASVKKVGNLNFNICNQVLHDIKTVPEGKVCTTILDLYNLEAIVAEPAGALSIAALDFYSEKIKDKTIVCILSGGNNDITRTEEIRERSLLYEDKKHYFIVKFPQRAGALKEFVNNILGPKDDIAYFEYSKKTSKEEGPAIIGIELADKNEFSVLLGRMKKHRVHFQYLNKNPDLFRVLI from the coding sequence TTGAAAAATAAATTACAAGGATATTTCCCTTCTTATGAAGATGTAATTAGAGCTAAAAATATATTAAAAAATATTATTTATGAAACTCCATTACAAAAAAATTTTCTTTTATCAGAAAAATATAAAGCTAATATTTTTTTGAAAAGAGAAGACTTACAAATTATTCGTTCATATAAAATTAGAGGAGCTTATAATAAAATAAAAAGTTTATCCCATATAGAACTAAAAAAAGGAATTGTTTGCGCAAGTGCAGGAAATCATGCACAAGGAGTAGCTTATTCTTGTAATATTTTAAAAATACCAGGTAAAATTTATATGCCTAGTACTACGCCTAAACAAAAAGTAGAAAGAGTAAAAATGTTTGGAAAAGAGTATGTTGAAATAATTCTTATTGGAGATACTTTTGATTCAGTTAGTAATGAAGCAATAAAATATTGTAAAAAAAATGCAAAAATATTTATTCATCCTTTTGATGATATTAAAATTATTGAAGGACAAGCTACTGTAGGTTTAGAAATTTTACAACAATCTATTTTAGATATAGACTTTATTTTTATTCCTATTGGAGGAGGAGGATTAGCTTCTGGTATAGGAAGCCATTTTAAACAATTTAGTCCAAAAACTAAAATTATAGGAGTTGAACCTAAAGGTGCTCCATCTATGAGTTTTTCTTTAAAAAAAGGAAAAGTGATAGAATTAAAAACAATAGATAAATTTATTGATGGGGCTTCGGTAAAAAAAGTTGGAAACTTAAATTTTAATATATGTAATCAAGTATTACATGATATAAAAACAGTTCCAGAAGGAAAAGTTTGTACAACTATTTTAGATTTATACAATTTAGAAGCTATTGTAGCAGAACCAGCTGGAGCACTTTCAATAGCAGCTTTAGATTTTTATTCTGAAAAAATAAAAGATAAAACTATTGTTTGTATTTTAAGTGGAGGTAATAATGATATTACTAGAACAGAAGAAATAAGAGAAAGATCTTTATTATATGAAGATAAAAAACATTATTTTATAGTTAAATTTCCACAAAGAGCTGGAGCTTTAAAAGAATTTGTAAATAATATTTTAGGACCAAAAGATGATATAGCTTATTTTGAATATTCTAAAAAAACTTCTAAAGAAGAAGGTCCAGCTATTATAGGAATAGAATTAGCAGATAAAAATGAATTTTCTGTATTATTAGGAAGAATGAAAAAACATAGAGTTCATTTTCAATATCTAAATAAAAATCCAGATTTATTTCGTGTACTTATTTAA
- the ilvC gene encoding ketol-acid reductoisomerase codes for MKIKFGSVEENIVTREEFSLEKARKILKKETISILGYGVQGPGQSLNLKDNGFKVIIGQRKNSSSWEKALKDGWEEKKNLFSLEEASEKGTILMYLLSDAGQISFWPILNKYLTKGKSLYFSHGFGLTFFDKTKIYPSKDIDIFLVAPKGSGTSLRRLFKQGKGINSSYAIYQDYSGKSLEKAISIGIGIGSGYLFETSFKNEVLSDLVGERGTLMGAIQGIFAAQYQILRKKGHSPSESFNETVEELTQSLMPLVSEKGMDWMYENCSTTAQRGALDWWKKFRDATLPIFNELYEEVSSGREAERIIEANSDIDYRIKLNKELQDLKKSELWEVGSVIRDLRPKK; via the coding sequence ATGAAAATTAAATTTGGATCTGTTGAAGAAAATATTGTTACAAGAGAAGAATTTTCTTTAGAAAAAGCTAGAAAAATATTAAAAAAAGAAACTATTTCTATATTAGGATATGGTGTTCAGGGACCTGGACAATCACTAAATTTAAAAGATAATGGATTTAAAGTTATAATAGGACAAAGAAAAAATTCTTCTTCTTGGGAAAAAGCTTTAAAAGATGGATGGGAAGAAAAAAAAAATCTTTTCTCTTTAGAAGAAGCTTCTGAAAAAGGTACAATATTAATGTATTTACTATCAGACGCAGGTCAAATATCTTTTTGGCCCATACTTAATAAATACCTTACTAAAGGTAAGTCTTTATATTTTTCACATGGATTTGGATTAACTTTTTTTGATAAAACTAAAATATATCCTTCTAAAGATATAGATATTTTTTTAGTAGCTCCTAAAGGATCAGGAACTAGTTTAAGAAGACTTTTTAAACAAGGAAAAGGAATTAATTCTAGTTATGCTATTTATCAAGATTATAGTGGTAAAAGTTTAGAAAAAGCTATATCAATTGGAATAGGAATAGGATCTGGATATTTGTTTGAAACAAGTTTTAAAAATGAAGTATTATCTGATTTAGTAGGAGAAAGAGGGACTTTAATGGGAGCTATACAAGGAATTTTTGCAGCACAATATCAAATATTAAGAAAAAAAGGACATTCTCCTTCAGAATCTTTTAATGAAACAGTAGAAGAATTAACTCAGAGTTTAATGCCTTTAGTGTCAGAAAAAGGAATGGATTGGATGTATGAAAATTGTTCTACAACAGCTCAAAGAGGAGCTTTAGATTGGTGGAAAAAATTTAGAGATGCTACATTACCAATATTTAATGAATTATATGAAGAAGTTTCTTCAGGAAGAGAAGCTGAAAGAATTATAGAAGCAAATAGTGATATAGACTATAGAATAAAATTAAATAAAGAGTTACAAGATTTAAAAAAAAGTGAATTATGGGAAGTAGGATCTGTTATTCGTGATTTAAGACCAAAAAAATAA